Below is a genomic region from Augochlora pura isolate Apur16 chromosome 2, APUR_v2.2.1, whole genome shotgun sequence.
CAAATCGTGTCGTCTCGCTTACTGTCATCGCGCTTCTATTCCTGATATCGAAAGCGAAAAGGCAACGGTACGGTAACTGTTTTTTACGCGATTGCAAGCAATCAACGGACACGACTGCACATGACCATTCAAGCAAAAAATACAAACCAACCAAATTGCAGCCGTCCTTTCGGTGTGGGTAATTATAGTGAAGTTCTGTAGTGTTCcgatcattatttttacctCCCTCCTAAGGTGGTACGTCCGTGGGATTTGTTCGTATAGAGACGTAACTTCACAAATCGAACGTTAGAAAAAAAGATAGTAAAGATAATTGAACAAGTGATTTGTGCTTAAAAAATGAGGAACGATGAATTGTTCGtgcagaattatttatcatactgATTTGAGGGTGGGAGAAGTTTAGAAAAAATAGGGACGATCGATAGAACCACAGTTACATTTCTTGAACTTCAAGTAGTGTAAAGAATTGTTGACATCGTGTTACTCTGCCGCGATCCTTTTCGCTTAGAGTTGAACTGTGAATATGTTACATTTTGTGCAGGTGCCGGAAAAATTCAGTAAGGGAACTTAACATTTTTGGAcacttttatttccattttcagcACCTAAATACTATGTTTATCTTCGTAAGCCGTGGAACACATGCATTAATAGTCAGAAACTTGAGAGCTTCTATTCGACTCGTGTTCGTAATACGGACAACAAAGCCATGGAAGTTTTCACGATCTATTAAAAAGATGGATAGATATTTTATCCGTATAATTTTAGCATGAAATATAGTATTGTTATTCAGTATAAATGTCCGTCATTGTATAACTGGCAGCATATATGTagttgttatatattttacttagtCGATAAAAGCAAACTGTCCTACTTACATCGCTGAAACCAAAAAGCGTGAATCTGTAAAACTTCCCAGCCATTAAATATTGGGGTCTCTGTCCGTTTCTTAAACACATCACTAAAGATCTCTTATCATGGTTTTCTATGTCTGTCCAAACTGTGTCGTAAAATGCGTCACCTACTTCCTGTGACTACAAtgttatacaatatgtattgtggtatattctatacaatattgtaattttacatAGAAGGAAATTAAGATAAACAGCCAGCAAGATTGCTTTTCAAacattctaatttttcaaagtggaCATATCAAAAGAAGTAAAAAACAATCAGCGGTACAAACCTCCTGAACAAGTTGCTCACCAATGTAAGAGTACAAGTATAGCCAGGCTGCCacaattatactatataaaataaaattaatggcgGCCACCATATCCCTCCCAAACGTCTGTACAATGTTAAAGGTCGTTAAAAAGAGAACACGTCACTCCcgcgaataaaaagatatttagaTAGTGTTCAGTGTGTTAACGCATGTgctttgaaaaaaattcgacTACGTACTATTAACACCACGTACATAGTAACGCCCAATCTGAAGCTACAATTCAGATATTCTAACAGGAGTATATGGCAGAAACAgtcgtttaaaaaatctgtcaatctgaaataaatctacaATTATCGTTAACAATTATCGTTCCCTtccaaaaaataatctaacAAGAATTTACGTATTCACTTCATCAACTCCAAGTGTTCCAGCACCATAGTTTTCATCCGCTGCCGAAAATGCATCGGAGATTTCGTTAGAGACATTCGTATTCGGCACGCCAACATCGACAATTTTCCGCAAATATGTAGCGTCGACGTGACGATCAGACTAGCTTCCGCTGCATGATACATTCCTACGAATCCAGCGGGAAATTGGTAGATATATATTATCGTGTATATTTTAGGGTCATAATGGTAGTCGAGGAACATATGAACTGGAAATGGTAGTTCATAGGGTCTCGTGTTGTTCCCGTGATCTACGACAAAGTTAGTATACAGAAAAACTTAATCGTTGAAACTCACGAAGTGAGTCAGTGTTTCCTAGAGGAAAATTACATTTAGTTTTCCAATCGCTTCTTAATTAATGATCAAGATTAAATTCCAAAATCGTGTTCCAAAGTGACCTTAGAAAACTGAAGTTTCTGGCATAAAATCTTGCCTAAATGGAttgttgaacaatattttttgaatacaGTTCTCACAATGTCTCtacatgaaattattttcattcatcaCGCAGCGATTGAAAATGTATGTTACAGAACAATGGAGCACAGTAACAGTTTATCACTCTTTAAAGATTACCTGCAAGGGTATAGATCACCAGACCTATCAAAGGGCGAATATACATCATGTAAGTATTGACGAATGTAAATATGGACACATATTTGCCGAAATAAAAGGATATATTGTTGTACTTTTGATAGAGTCGTTTCTCCTCGTCGTTCTCGAACAATATCGCCCCCTTTATATCACTTCGGATTTTCTTAATCACCACCGACAGCTTCTTATTCGTTCGAATAAGAACAAGCGCAAACGGTATCGTAAGCGTCAGAGGCAATACTGACACGTTCTCTATCAGTCCTTCAAAATCGTGTAGAACATCGTATAAGTCCCAAAGCTGCAATACTGCCAGTTGGACGAAATAGAACACTACTATCTTGAATAGCGGCGTGCTTTCGTGAAGCGGTAATATACCCCCGACGGAGAATATTAGCTGACAGTACAGAAGAGAGTCTTTGATTGCGATAGGATGCTTCCCCTGTAACATTTTAGACGAATTTTCTAGACACGACAAACACAGCCTTAACACTTCACCTATCGATGATGATCGAGCAGTATTTTGAAAGTCAGAGGTTAACTATTTTGtacttttcaataaatatttcaatactgCTAGCAATTTAATACGTAAAACAACAAGTAATAATGACTGTCACGGCCAaatcattttgattaaaattgctatatcttttaataatcaaaatcttttaataaacGTCTGGCAGGAAAAAAATGTCAACAACATTTTCACATATGTAACGCTTGTGCGCTAAAGTAattagaacttttattttcacttttcattggatgcaaaataaaaactgccTTTTTTTACACTGTATTCAAAGTCCCACAGTGTTgtggataaaaatattcaaaaaccACTGTTTAGCCTGAGTTTTGATTTGGGACAAATGATTCGTACAAAACGATCCGTAGCAAATAACGTCAACTCTCTTACTGTCATTGTCAGGCTGTTCTTGATCTTGAAATTCAAACTATAACAGTGCGGTATCTGATTTTATATGATTGCATGCAATCAACGCATGCAGGTGCACATGGCAAATCGAGTACAGAGTAATAGCGAACTAAATCGCATCCGTCCCTTCGCTGGAAGTAATTGTAGACAGACTTCGTAGCACtctgttaattttttactCGTTAAAGACCTTGCTTCTGCGATTCATGAAGGAAAAATGCTGTGGAAGATAACTGAACCGGcgataataattcgaaattggacaaaattgtaaagcagaattatttatcataccGTACTGAGAGTGATAGGAGAACTAAGCGAGATCGATAAATCTGCAGTTGCGTTCTAATACGTCAAATAGTGTAAAGAATTGCTGACTGCTGCAAGTGTCTGCCTGATTTCTCTCTTGAGAGCGTTATCATTTTGATcgtaaccccttgcactacgactccttttacgCTGCGTTGATTGGCACTtgtttgtccttaatattttccttaatagggccagataatttctatttcttgtattgtctttacttatttctgtttctagactttgataacgaaagaattcaatttgatttcgatttacaagaaatgaataatatacatatttggCAGCTGTTGCATGAAACCTTTATcgcgagcctgactcgttattatagtgcaaggggttaacttcTAGTTTCATCATACCATTGATGTTGCAGAATCACTATCCGTAAAGCTTATAGccaatggaaatttattaaaaatgtaaaaagtataaaattgttataccatTGTGCAGATTTAGGAAAAATTTAGTAAGTAttcctaaaattatttggacaCTTTTATTTCCACTTTCACTAGCTAACTACTATGTACATAAACAAGCGAACATTTGACGTTAGACGATCATCGCCAGTTTTATTCGACTCTTGTTCGCAATACAGACAGAAATGCCATGGCAGTTTTCACGATCTGTTAAGGAAATGGATAGATATCTTTAGCACACAATTATAAcatgaaatacaatatttttatttgattaattcttAGGAACGGATTGTTTTACTTACGTCGCTGTAACCAAAAAGCGTGAATCTATAGAACTTCCCAGCCATTAAATACAGAGGTTTTTGTCCGTTCATTAAACAGATTACTAACGATCTTCTATCATTGCTCGTTATGTCTGTCCAGTCCGTGTTGTAAAAGGCTTCACCCACTTCATGTGACTAGATATCATGGTTGTTTCAATATTAGCGTCCATTTTACATAGCATagtcatttttaatagaagaatataaaGACAGAGTGGCGACAAGATGGTTCTCAAAATTTTCGaatgtttcaaaattcatacatcagaagaaaaaaaataaacggtaCAATCGACGGTACAAACCTCCTGAAGAAGTTGCTCACCAATGTACGAGTACAAGTATAACCAGGCTGCCACGATTAtggtatataaaataaaattaaaagctaCTACCGTATCCTTCTGAAGTGTctgtataatgtaaaaaaaatagtcgAGAAAAGAATATCACTTTTTCACTAGTAAAAAGATTTTGAGGTGGTGTTTTTTGTGTTAAAGCATGTGCTTTGAAAAGATTCGATTACATACGATTAACACCACGTACATAGTAACGCCCAATCTAAAGCTACAGTTCAGATATTCTACCAGAAGGATCTGGCGGAAACAGTTATTTAGGATATCTGTCATCCTGAAATAAACGTGCATGTGTTTATAGTTTCCTACGAAGAGTTAATGTAACAAGAAATTACGTATTCACTTGGTCAATTCCAAATGCTCTATCACCATTGTTTTCATCCTCTGCTGGAAATGCGCTGGTGACTTTGTCAGAGACTTTCGAATTCGGCAAGCCAGCATTGACATTTTTGCGCAAATATGTAGCGTCGAGGTAACGATGAGACTAGCTTCCGCCGCGTGATACACTCCCAGGAAGGCCACGGGGAGTTGGTAGAGATAAATCAAAGTGTACACTTTAGTGTTATAGTGATAGTCGAAAAACATATGAGACCGAAACGGTAGCACGTACGGTCGTGTGTTGTTGTCTTGATCtacaacaatatataatatataatatacttgcTGATACACAAAAATTGAGCGCTGCTAGTGTCacgtaatacattttttaatgtctCTATTCTGTGGAATAGGTAGCGCAGGATCGATATCTCCCGAACCGTGTGCCGAGTATCGCATTAGGGCATTAATCAGCGTAGAGTATAAAAGGCAGAGTTTCAAAGATTAGAACACGAAGTTAAGCGAGTTGCATTAATTGTTTAGCGTGACTTGGTTATCGCTAATAAATTTTCCACTGTAGGGTGAGTCACCTATCTCAATTTGGCCTGTCTAAATTGAACACATTTCATTCTTTGGAAAccaatatgtatatatacggGTTTCCATTCGCTtcgtaatgtaaaataaatgttaaacgCGAGATCACGATCCAAAGAGATGACACCAGGAAGCAGGTCAACTGTTTGAACCATGAATTAAGGACTGtacaaattaatgtttcatgAATGAAAAAGACCTGAAATGGATAATCACATTGATCACGCAACGACCAAAAAGGTATATTAGAAAACGATTACCTGGGCGAGATCGGGTCAGCAAATCTATCAGAGGAGTTGCGTACAACATGTAAGAGATGAAGAATGCGAACATCGATACATATTTGCCGAAATAAAAGGATATGTTGTTGTACTTTTGATAAACTTGTCTCTCCTCGTCGTCCTCGAACGATAGCGCGCCCTTTATATCACTTTGGATTCGATCGACCACCACTATCAGCTTCTTGTTCGCTCGAATAAGAAGAAGCCCGTACAGTATCGAAAGCGTGAGAGGCAATTCTGTCGCGATCTCTATCAACGCGTTGAAATCGCGTATTACATCGCACATGTCCCAAAGTTGCAACGTTGCCAACTGGAAGAAATAGAACACTACGATATTGTACCGTTTCCTGTTGCCGCTGCCGTGCTTCGGCAATATATCGCCGGTGGCGAATATTCGTTGACAGTACATAAGAGAGTCTTTGATCTCGATAGGATGATCCCCCTGCAAcattttcgacgaattttccAGACATatcgaacagaattttaatacttCACCTACCGGTTATCATCTAATAGTTCTTCGAAAGTCGGaggttaacaattttaaactttgcaataaatatatcaatactGCTGCAATTTCATTCGTAAAACGACAgcttatttttaataccaGAGCCGACTTATTTCCCATGAGACTATCATTTCAAAGGCACTTGTTAAAATTTCTCTTCATATAACATAGATACTAAAAAGCTGTTAATAAGCTCCCGGTAGATAAAGTGTCAATATAAACATTGTCACGCATGAAACGCTTGTACACATTATaagatgaattttatattatatataaaattataattattgtatgatAAGTTTTCCTTCTTATAGCGGAAAAATTCGAAGTCCTGCAAGATTGCagctaaaaatattcgaaaataactTCGTTCAGCCTCTTGAATTGGGACAAATGTTTCACACGAAACGATCCGTAGCAAACCACGTCAACTCTCTTACTGTCATTGTCAGTTTATTCTTGATCTTGAAATTGAAACGACAGCGATGCGAGAACTGTTTTTATACGACTACATGCAATCAACGAACATAGGTGCTCGTGGCAATTCAAGTGCCGAGCAATAGCGAACTAAATCGCAACCGTCCCTTCGGTGGAAGTAATTATAGTCAAACTTCGTAGcgtttcgttcattttttatttgtcaggACTGCTTCGGCGATCCATGAACAGAAAATGCTGTCGAAGATAATTGGTCCGGCGATAATTGCTCGATGTTGACCAAAATGGTGAagcagaattatttatcatactgAACTATGGATGGCAGAAGAACTAAGCGAGATCGATAAATCCGCGGTTGCATTTTGTGAACATCAAATAGTCCGTAGAATTGCTGACTGCTGGTAGTGTCTAGCGAATTTCTGTCTGGATAGTGTTATCATTTAACATATTCATGCCTGCGCTGCTATTCGAGTCTCTCGGTATTAGGCCGCTGCTTTGAGGCCGTTTTCTTTATCGAGCGGTATTTAATCagttttgaaaatgtatataccctaggaacagttttttaataaacattttcaaaatactcATTATTACTCACAACATggtaataatcaaattaattggTGGAACTCATTGTGCGATAAGAAATATAACTATGAGCCGACGGTGATACAGGTCggcgcgaacgtgttaaatcttaatttttagtttcgtCGTATCATTAATTATCATGCAATAAAACCACGGTCTTTACTGATCATAGttaatggaaaattgttaaaaatgtacgaAGTACGAGTATAAGTATGTTATATCTTTGTGTAGGTGCTAGACAATTTTAGTaagtaattctaaaattatttggatgtttttattatcactattaCTAACTAAATACTATGTACTGTCCTTTGTTAGAAAGATGACACtagaataatataactaactagaaaaattatgtgaataattttattaccacTTGTACTA
It encodes:
- the LOC144473119 gene encoding putative odorant receptor 85d isoform X2 → MTGKHPIAIKDSLLYCQLIFSVGGILPLHESTPLFKIVVFYFVQLAVLQLWDLYDVLHDFEGLIENVSVLPLTLTIPFALVLIRTNKKLSVVIKKIRSDIKGAILFENDEEKRLYQKYNNISFYFGKYVSIFTFVNTYMMYIRPLIGLVIYTLADHGNNTRPYELPFPVHMFLDYHYDPKIYTIIYIYQFPAGFVGMYHAAEASLIVTSTLHICGKLSMLACRIRMSLTKSPMHFRQRMKTMVLEHLELMKLTDFLNDCFCHILLLEYLNCSFRLGVTMYVVLITFGRDMVAAINFILYSIIVAAWLYLYSYIGEQLVQESQEVGDAFYDTVWTDIENHDKRSLVMCLRNGQRPQYLMAGKFYRFTLFGFSDIVKTSMALLSVLRTRVE
- the LOC144478235 gene encoding uncharacterized protein LOC144478235 isoform X2, whose protein sequence is MTDDLKLVVDEARREMQNGACLKNAEERRLYYKYNNISWKFGKYATVFQLVLIILMSFRPLIHLSAQYYAGESNATIFYTLPFQAHIFFDYQNNIIIYFILYVYQLPMIYVAMFHIAEVSFIVTMVLHLCGKFSILCFRIRNVSTKPSSLFQKDIKSVVNQHLELRKMSEILNNNFYLLLLIEYISCSSRLSLSMYVVLTTLDTDPVAAANFVMYTLDVTAYLYLYSYIGEQLRCESQNIADALYNIEWQEMTNKDRRVLLMCMTNGQKTECLTAGKFYEFSLFGFTKLATLQLWDMCDVIRDFNALIEIATELPLTLSILYGLLLIRANKKLIVVVDRIQSDIKGALSFEDDEERQVYQKYNNISFYFGKYVSMFAFFISYMLYATPLIDLLTRSRPDQDNNTRPYVLPFRSHMFFDYHYNTKVYTLIYLYQLPVAFLGVYHAAEASLIVTSTLHICAKMSMLACRIRKSLTKSPAHFQQRMKTMVIEHLELTKMTDILNNCFRQILLVEYLNCSFRLGVTMYVVLITLQKDTVVAFNFILYTIIVAAWLYLYSYIGEQLLQESHEVGEAFYNTDWTDITSNDRRSLVICLMNGQKPLYLMAGKFYRFTLFGYSDIVKTAMAFLSVLRTRVE
- the LOC144473119 gene encoding putative odorant receptor 85d isoform X1, which translates into the protein MLQGKHPIAIKDSLLYCQLIFSVGGILPLHESTPLFKIVVFYFVQLAVLQLWDLYDVLHDFEGLIENVSVLPLTLTIPFALVLIRTNKKLSVVIKKIRSDIKGAILFENDEEKRLYQKYNNISFYFGKYVSIFTFVNTYMMYIRPLIGLVIYTLADHGNNTRPYELPFPVHMFLDYHYDPKIYTIIYIYQFPAGFVGMYHAAEASLIVTSTLHICGKLSMLACRIRMSLTKSPMHFRQRMKTMVLEHLELMKLTDFLNDCFCHILLLEYLNCSFRLGVTMYVVLITFGRDMVAAINFILYSIIVAAWLYLYSYIGEQLVQESQEVGDAFYDTVWTDIENHDKRSLVMCLRNGQRPQYLMAGKFYRFTLFGFSDIVKTSMALLSVLRTRVE
- the LOC144478235 gene encoding putative odorant receptor 65b isoform X4, whose product is MTGDHPIEIKDSLMYCQRIFATGDILPKHGSGNRKRYNIVVFYFFQLATLQLWDMCDVIRDFNALIEIATELPLTLSILYGLLLIRANKKLIVVVDRIQSDIKGALSFEDDEERQVYQKYNNISFYFGKYVSMFAFFISYMLYATPLIDLLTRSRPDQDNNTRPYVLPFRSHMFFDYHYNTKVYTLIYLYQLPVAFLGVYHAAEASLIVTSTLHICAKMSMLACRIRKSLTKSPAHFQQRMKTMVIEHLELTKMTDILNNCFRQILLVEYLNCSFRLGVTMYVVLITLQKDTVVAFNFILYTIIVAAWLYLYSYIGEQLLQESHEVGEAFYNTDWTDITSNDRRSLVICLMNGQKPLYLMAGKFYRFTLFGYSDIVKTAMAFLSVLRTRVE